One stretch of Manis pentadactyla isolate mManPen7 chromosome 10, mManPen7.hap1, whole genome shotgun sequence DNA includes these proteins:
- the LOC118935453 gene encoding uncharacterized protein LOC118935453 isoform X3, with the protein MQPAGLTRSRRGREGVPAFPAPVPESTLPGHVQPLRPAQPPPLSAGARVAAPAGGQAPGKAQREACAQRAACRGPGLGGNSHVNGADRRPTHRLAARTRAPWGSKRPAGEGVVSHWLPGCAAAEHPRCRLPFGARLTSPRGPQPLQDLPPRLTPSSPWPVLPRHTGFFLFPQDPECFSASGFLPGRYPASGIFSFSALKGSAPVAASEFCIRLRIATLQDRLLTRLN; encoded by the exons ATGCAGCCCGCGGGGCTGACGCGAAGCCGGCGCGGGAGAGAGGGTGTTCCGGCGTTCCCCGCACCTGTCCCTGAAAGCACACTCCCGGGCCACGTGCAGCCCCTGCGTCCCGCGCAGCCCCCGCCGCTCTCGGCCGGAGCCCGCGTGGCCGCGCCAGCGGGAGGCCAGGCTCCGGGGAAAGCGCAGCGGGAGGCCTGCGCGCAGCGCGCTGCCTGCCGTGGCCCGGGACTGGGAGGAAACAGCCACGTAAACGGTGCTGACCGGCGCCCCACTCACAGGCTGGCGGCCCGGACGCGAGCGCCCTGGGGCTCGAAGAGGCCGGCCGGGGAGGGCGTCGTCTCCCACTGGCTGCCGGGGTGCGCTGCTGCAGAGCACCCGCGCTGTCGCCTCCCCTTCGGAGCAAGGCTGACCTCGCCGCGTGGCCCGCAACCCCTGCAGGATCTGCCCCCCCGCCTCACGCCGTCCTCCCCTTGGCCTGTGCTGCCCCGCCACACTGGCTTCTTTCTGTTTCCGCAGGACCCCGAGTGCTTTTCTGCCTCGGGGTTTTTGCCCGGACGGTACCCTGCTTCTGGAATCTTTTCCTTCTCAGCTCTCAAAGGCTCTGCTCCAGTGGCCG CTTCTGAGTTTTGCATCAGGCTTAGAATTGCCACACTCCAAGATCGTTTGCTAACTAGACTGAATTAA
- the LOC118935453 gene encoding uncharacterized protein LOC118935453 isoform X1: MQPAGLTRSRRGREGVPAFPAPVPESTLPGHVQPLRPAQPPPLSAGARVAAPAGGQAPGKAQREACAQRAACRGPGLGGNSHVNGADRRPTHRLAARTRAPWGSKRPAGEGVVSHWLPGCAAAEHPRCRLPFGARLTSPRGPQPLQDLPPRLTPSSPWPVLPRHTGFFLFPQDPECFSASGFLPGRYPASGIFSFSALKGSAPVADLFLNKHIFYFIASEFCIRLRIATLQDRLLTRLN; this comes from the exons ATGCAGCCCGCGGGGCTGACGCGAAGCCGGCGCGGGAGAGAGGGTGTTCCGGCGTTCCCCGCACCTGTCCCTGAAAGCACACTCCCGGGCCACGTGCAGCCCCTGCGTCCCGCGCAGCCCCCGCCGCTCTCGGCCGGAGCCCGCGTGGCCGCGCCAGCGGGAGGCCAGGCTCCGGGGAAAGCGCAGCGGGAGGCCTGCGCGCAGCGCGCTGCCTGCCGTGGCCCGGGACTGGGAGGAAACAGCCACGTAAACGGTGCTGACCGGCGCCCCACTCACAGGCTGGCGGCCCGGACGCGAGCGCCCTGGGGCTCGAAGAGGCCGGCCGGGGAGGGCGTCGTCTCCCACTGGCTGCCGGGGTGCGCTGCTGCAGAGCACCCGCGCTGTCGCCTCCCCTTCGGAGCAAGGCTGACCTCGCCGCGTGGCCCGCAACCCCTGCAGGATCTGCCCCCCCGCCTCACGCCGTCCTCCCCTTGGCCTGTGCTGCCCCGCCACACTGGCTTCTTTCTGTTTCCGCAGGACCCCGAGTGCTTTTCTGCCTCGGGGTTTTTGCCCGGACGGTACCCTGCTTCTGGAATCTTTTCCTTCTCAGCTCTCAAAGGCTCTGCTCCAGTGGCCG atttatttttaaataagcacaTCTTTTACTTTATAGCTTCTGAGTTTTGCATCAGGCTTAGAATTGCCACACTCCAAGATCGTTTGCTAACTAGACTGAATTAA
- the LOC118935453 gene encoding uncharacterized protein LOC118935453 isoform X4: MQPAGLTRSRRGREGVPAFPAPVPESTLPGHVQPLRPAQPPPLSAGARVAAPAGGQAPGKAQREACAQRAACRGPGLGGNSHVNGADRRPTHRLAARTRAPWGSKRPAGEGVVSHWLPGCAAAEHPRCRLPFGARLTSPRGPQPLQDLPPRLTPSSPWPVLPRHTGFFLFPQDPECFSASGFLPGRYPASGIFSFSALKGSAPVADKACPPWDAAGDSGIQVTSTL; this comes from the coding sequence ATGCAGCCCGCGGGGCTGACGCGAAGCCGGCGCGGGAGAGAGGGTGTTCCGGCGTTCCCCGCACCTGTCCCTGAAAGCACACTCCCGGGCCACGTGCAGCCCCTGCGTCCCGCGCAGCCCCCGCCGCTCTCGGCCGGAGCCCGCGTGGCCGCGCCAGCGGGAGGCCAGGCTCCGGGGAAAGCGCAGCGGGAGGCCTGCGCGCAGCGCGCTGCCTGCCGTGGCCCGGGACTGGGAGGAAACAGCCACGTAAACGGTGCTGACCGGCGCCCCACTCACAGGCTGGCGGCCCGGACGCGAGCGCCCTGGGGCTCGAAGAGGCCGGCCGGGGAGGGCGTCGTCTCCCACTGGCTGCCGGGGTGCGCTGCTGCAGAGCACCCGCGCTGTCGCCTCCCCTTCGGAGCAAGGCTGACCTCGCCGCGTGGCCCGCAACCCCTGCAGGATCTGCCCCCCCGCCTCACGCCGTCCTCCCCTTGGCCTGTGCTGCCCCGCCACACTGGCTTCTTTCTGTTTCCGCAGGACCCCGAGTGCTTTTCTGCCTCGGGGTTTTTGCCCGGACGGTACCCTGCTTCTGGAATCTTTTCCTTCTCAGCTCTCAAAGGCTCTGCTCCAGTGGCCG